In the Lysinibacillus sp. PLM2 genome, one interval contains:
- a CDS encoding serine/threonine transporter SstT produces MKNIVVKWTEMSLVLRILAGLVVGILLAVTIPDSTQWISILGSLFTSALKAVAPILVLFLVIHAISNHTSGKETNMKTVIFLYVIGTISAGAVGVVASFLFPVNMILTSGAGDIAPPEGILEVLQTLLYNLVDNPVNALLSANYLGILVWAILLGFVLRKAADTTKTMISNVSDAITTIVKWVIELAPFGIMGLVFSAISTNGLSSLVKYGQLLILLLGAMFFVALIVNPIISFIFTRQNPYPLVWATLKESGLTAFFTRSSAANIPVNLNLCKKLGLNEDTYSVSIPLGATINMAGAAVTISVLTLAAAHTVGVEVDIWTAIILMVLSAVSAAGASGVAGGSLLLIPLACSLLGISDDIAAQVIGVGFIIGVLQDSCETALNSSSDVLFTATADIAKKRKEAAAN; encoded by the coding sequence ATGAAAAACATCGTAGTTAAATGGACTGAAATGAGTTTAGTCTTACGTATACTTGCGGGACTAGTAGTAGGTATCCTACTTGCAGTTACTATACCAGATTCAACTCAATGGATATCAATTTTAGGGTCTTTATTTACAAGTGCACTGAAGGCCGTTGCACCAATTTTAGTTCTATTCTTAGTAATCCATGCTATTTCTAATCATACTAGCGGAAAAGAAACTAATATGAAAACTGTTATTTTCCTTTATGTTATTGGCACAATATCTGCGGGTGCGGTTGGTGTAGTTGCAAGTTTCCTATTCCCTGTGAATATGATACTTACTAGTGGTGCTGGGGATATTGCACCTCCTGAGGGGATTTTAGAAGTACTTCAAACATTATTATATAATCTAGTAGATAATCCTGTGAATGCATTATTAAGTGCTAACTATTTAGGAATTCTTGTATGGGCGATTTTACTAGGTTTTGTTCTAAGAAAAGCTGCTGATACAACAAAAACAATGATTTCCAATGTTTCAGATGCCATTACAACAATCGTTAAATGGGTAATTGAATTAGCACCTTTTGGTATTATGGGTCTTGTATTCTCTGCAATTTCTACTAATGGGTTATCTTCATTAGTAAAATACGGTCAATTACTAATATTACTTCTTGGAGCAATGTTCTTTGTTGCATTAATAGTTAATCCTATTATCTCTTTTATTTTCACAAGACAAAATCCATATCCGTTAGTTTGGGCTACATTAAAAGAAAGTGGTTTAACTGCATTCTTTACTCGTAGCTCTGCAGCAAATATCCCTGTCAATTTGAACCTTTGTAAAAAATTAGGTTTAAATGAGGATACTTACTCTGTTTCGATTCCATTAGGCGCTACTATTAATATGGCTGGTGCAGCTGTTACTATTTCTGTTTTAACATTAGCTGCTGCACATACTGTTGGAGTTGAAGTAGACATCTGGACAGCTATTATTTTAATGGTACTTTCAGCAGTTTCTGCAGCCGGAGCGTCAGGTGTTGCCGGTGGTTCCTTATTATTAATCCCACTTGCTTGTAGTTTACTTGGTATTTCTGATGATATAGCTGCACAAGTGATTGGCGTTGGTTTCATCATCGGTGTATTACAAGACTCTTGTGAAACTGCACTTAACTCTTCTTCTGACGTATTATTTACGGCTACAGCTGATATTGCAAAAAAACGCAAAGAAGCAGCTGCAAATTAA
- a CDS encoding cyclohexanone monooxygenase — protein sequence MGEKQFDAIVVGAGFAGLYMLHKLRERGLKVRVIEAADGVGGTWYWSRYPGARCDSDSIFYTFTFSKELYQKWRWPERYSAQPDILKYLNFVADELNLRPDIQFETRVTKASFNDKKKKWEIETDTNEKLEAKYFISGVGCLSTTNIPPFEGVETFKGEKYHTGRWPHEGVDFTGKRVVIIGNGSSGVQAMPIIAKQAKELTLLMRTPHYVAEARNHPLTKEQQDKAMANYEYIRNAFFTTPGGIHSYSTGKSATELPPEEQKKQLDYVWETGGLALGSVFSDVMVNKETNFVVSQYVRDKIDEIVEDPEVAEKLHPDYYITTKRLIIGTNYYEIFNEDHVNLVSLKENPIVRIVENGVELQNGTIECDAIVFATGYDSMTGSILRMDIRGRDGQPLKEKWENGKVVKTYLGLSVQNFPNFFMITGPQSPSVLTNMPSSIEQHVDWIDRCIEYLEENNVQTIEAKEDAELEWAKQCDDIANTTLFPYTNSWYTGANLDGSTKRSGFVIYVGGLHNYRKICDEVADKNYEGFLLDGANVLS from the coding sequence ATGGGGGAAAAACAATTTGATGCAATCGTAGTCGGCGCTGGTTTTGCAGGACTATATATGCTTCATAAACTTAGAGAGCGCGGATTAAAGGTTCGAGTAATTGAGGCTGCTGATGGTGTCGGAGGGACTTGGTATTGGAGTCGTTATCCTGGGGCGAGATGTGACTCTGATTCAATCTTTTATACTTTTACTTTCTCAAAAGAGTTGTACCAAAAATGGCGTTGGCCAGAACGATATTCCGCACAGCCGGATATCTTGAAGTATTTGAATTTTGTTGCGGACGAACTAAATTTAAGACCTGATATACAATTTGAAACACGTGTTACAAAAGCAAGCTTTAATGACAAGAAAAAGAAATGGGAAATTGAAACAGATACAAATGAAAAATTAGAAGCAAAGTATTTTATTAGTGGTGTTGGATGCTTATCAACAACAAACATTCCACCATTTGAAGGGGTCGAAACATTTAAGGGAGAAAAGTATCATACAGGACGATGGCCACATGAAGGTGTAGACTTTACAGGGAAACGTGTTGTAATTATTGGTAATGGATCGAGTGGCGTACAAGCAATGCCAATAATTGCAAAACAGGCTAAAGAGCTTACATTATTAATGCGTACACCTCACTATGTGGCAGAAGCACGTAACCATCCATTAACAAAGGAACAGCAGGATAAAGCAATGGCTAATTATGAATATATTCGAAATGCATTCTTTACTACACCTGGTGGAATACATTCATACTCAACTGGGAAATCTGCTACCGAACTTCCGCCAGAGGAACAAAAGAAACAGTTAGATTATGTTTGGGAAACAGGTGGTCTTGCGTTAGGTTCTGTATTTTCAGATGTTATGGTAAATAAGGAAACAAACTTTGTAGTTTCACAATATGTTCGAGATAAAATTGATGAAATCGTTGAAGATCCTGAGGTAGCAGAAAAATTGCATCCAGATTACTATATCACTACGAAACGATTAATCATCGGTACGAACTATTATGAAATTTTTAATGAGGATCATGTAAACCTTGTGTCTTTAAAGGAAAATCCGATTGTCCGTATCGTAGAAAATGGTGTGGAGCTGCAAAATGGCACAATCGAATGTGATGCAATTGTATTTGCAACAGGATATGACTCCATGACGGGTTCCATTTTAAGAATGGACATTCGTGGACGTGATGGCCAACCGCTTAAAGAAAAGTGGGAAAATGGTAAAGTCGTAAAAACATATCTCGGCTTATCAGTTCAAAACTTCCCGAATTTCTTTATGATTACAGGACCTCAAAGCCCGTCTGTATTAACTAACATGCCATCTTCAATAGAACAACATGTTGATTGGATTGATAGATGTATTGAGTATTTAGAAGAAAATAACGTTCAAACAATAGAAGCAAAAGAAGATGCGGAATTAGAATGGGCAAAACAATGTGATGATATTGCAAATACTACACTATTCCCATATACGAATTCCTGGTATACAGGTGCCAACCTTGATGGTAGTACAAAACGAAGTGGTTTTGTCATTTACGTTGGGGGCTTACACAATTATCGAAAAATATGTGATGAGGTGGCAGATAAAAACTATGAAGGCTTCCTATTAGACGGGGCTAATGTATTAAGTTAA
- the hpcH gene encoding 4-hydroxy-2-oxo-heptane-1,7-dioate aldolase, translated as MKNTVKEKMLNGEKTIGTFHEIGSASALECIGYAGLDYAIIDTEHGPFNVETTQTLIRAARVSNVTPFVRVKDGERNSILKTLDVGAMGIIIPNVHTVEEVREIVKYGKFYPLGERGIAPTSGSSFWYADYAKQGLEHYFQVSNNETLIIPQCETVGCLENIDEIVGTEGVDGIFIGPYDLSAALGKPGQLEDEEVKAAIQKVVDACKLANKFSFIYAGSEEAVQKYYAMGIDSVTYKMDIILLTEAYQKLIANLK; from the coding sequence TTGAAAAATACCGTCAAAGAAAAAATGCTTAATGGAGAAAAAACAATTGGAACATTTCATGAAATAGGCAGTGCATCTGCATTAGAGTGTATAGGCTATGCAGGTCTTGATTATGCCATTATTGATACTGAACATGGTCCGTTTAATGTAGAAACAACACAAACTTTAATTCGTGCTGCAAGAGTTTCAAATGTCACGCCTTTTGTTCGTGTAAAGGACGGAGAACGAAACTCAATATTAAAAACATTGGATGTTGGGGCGATGGGTATAATTATCCCGAATGTCCATACAGTTGAGGAAGTTAGGGAGATAGTAAAATACGGAAAGTTTTATCCTTTAGGAGAGAGGGGCATTGCTCCAACAAGTGGAAGTTCATTTTGGTATGCTGACTATGCAAAACAAGGGTTAGAGCATTATTTCCAAGTGAGTAACAATGAAACATTAATTATTCCACAATGTGAAACAGTTGGATGCTTAGAAAATATTGATGAAATCGTTGGTACTGAAGGTGTAGATGGGATTTTTATAGGTCCATATGATCTCTCAGCAGCTTTAGGAAAACCTGGTCAGCTTGAAGATGAAGAGGTAAAAGCCGCAATTCAAAAAGTTGTGGATGCATGTAAACTCGCGAATAAATTTTCTTTTATTTATGCTGGTTCCGAAGAAGCAGTACAGAAATATTATGCTATGGGCATAGACTCTGTAACTTATAAAATGGACATTATTCTATTAACGGAAGCTTATCAAAAGCTAATCGCGAATTTAAAATAA
- a CDS encoding glyoxalase, protein MGRLIHFEIHVNDMERAKKFYGEVFGWKFEDWSDYAGMPYFGAVTGEDNEIGINGALMKRQGPTPEPGQALNGFTCTMGVDDYDATEAKILEHGGTVALPKYALPGMAWQGYYIDCEGNVFGIHQTDQNAK, encoded by the coding sequence ATGGGTAGATTAATACATTTTGAAATTCACGTTAACGACATGGAAAGAGCAAAAAAATTTTACGGAGAAGTATTTGGATGGAAGTTTGAGGATTGGAGCGACTATGCCGGAATGCCATACTTCGGTGCAGTAACTGGAGAAGATAATGAAATTGGAATAAACGGTGCACTCATGAAAAGACAAGGGCCTACTCCTGAACCAGGACAAGCTTTAAATGGATTTACTTGCACAATGGGAGTAGATGATTACGATGCCACAGAAGCAAAAATTCTTGAGCATGGAGGAACAGTTGCACTACCCAAATATGCTCTACCAGGAATGGCTTGGCAAGGCTACTATATTGATTGTGAAGGAAATGTTTTTGGCATTCATCAAACAGATCAAAATGCAAAATAA
- the dapA_2 gene encoding 4-hydroxy-tetrahydrodipicolinate synthase, giving the protein MYFGKILTAMVTPFDSQGEIDFPATKNLVEYLIANGTDGLVVSGTTGESPTLTEKEKVELFKFVVKTVDGRVPVIAGTGSYNTKASIELTVEAENAGVDGIMLVTPYYNKPSQEGLYEHFKAIAAATNLPIILYNIPGRSVINLSVDTVIQLAQIPNIVAIKEASDNLDAMAEIIENTPEDFLLYSGDDGLTIPVLSIGGTGVISVASHVIGNEMQTMIKKFEMGHVKDAAKDHRRLLPIMKVLFATPNPTSVKAALNLNGIQVGGVRLPMVPLNNDQLNHLQNVLSRYQEDAKKLNI; this is encoded by the coding sequence ATGTATTTCGGAAAAATTTTAACTGCTATGGTGACACCATTCGATAGTCAAGGTGAAATTGATTTTCCAGCTACAAAAAATTTAGTTGAATATTTAATTGCAAATGGTACGGATGGTTTAGTTGTTTCTGGTACAACAGGTGAATCCCCGACATTAACAGAAAAAGAAAAAGTGGAACTATTCAAATTTGTTGTTAAAACCGTTGACGGAAGGGTACCTGTCATTGCGGGAACGGGTTCTTATAACACGAAGGCCTCAATAGAATTAACGGTAGAAGCGGAAAATGCAGGTGTAGATGGCATAATGCTTGTTACACCATACTATAACAAACCTTCTCAAGAAGGATTATATGAGCATTTTAAAGCAATCGCAGCAGCAACAAACTTACCTATTATTTTATATAATATTCCTGGAAGAAGTGTTATCAACTTATCTGTTGATACAGTCATTCAGCTTGCACAAATTCCTAATATTGTTGCAATTAAAGAAGCGAGCGATAATTTAGATGCAATGGCTGAAATTATTGAAAATACACCTGAGGACTTTTTATTGTACAGTGGTGATGACGGTTTAACAATACCAGTGCTATCAATTGGCGGAACAGGTGTCATCTCTGTTGCATCTCACGTTATCGGTAACGAAATGCAAACAATGATCAAAAAATTTGAAATGGGTCATGTAAAGGATGCAGCGAAAGACCACCGAAGACTTTTACCAATTATGAAGGTATTATTTGCAACACCAAATCCAACATCAGTAAAAGCAGCATTAAATTTAAACGGAATTCAAGTAGGCGGCGTTCGATTACCAATGGTTCCATTAAACAATGACCAATTGAACCATTTACAGAACGTATTAAGTCGTTATCAAGAGGATGCCAAGAAACTAAATATTTAG